Proteins encoded in a region of the Haloarcula sp. CBA1129 genome:
- a CDS encoding 50S ribosomal protein L32e: MADNEEDVEADEEYTELTDISGVGPSKAESLREAGFEDVDAVRGADQSALADVSGIGNALAARIKADVGGLEVESETEAEVEEEGGEEAPDEDVETELQARGLADKTPDLSDEDARLLTQRHRVGKPQFNRQDHHKKKRVSTSWRKPRGQLSKQRRSIKGKGDTVEAGFRSPTAVRGKHPSGFEEVRVHNVDDLEGVDGDTEAVRIASKVGARKRERIEEEAEDAGIRVLNPTYVEVEVSE; encoded by the coding sequence ATGGCTGACAACGAGGAAGACGTTGAGGCAGACGAAGAGTACACCGAGCTGACTGACATCAGCGGTGTCGGCCCATCCAAGGCGGAGTCGCTCCGCGAGGCCGGCTTCGAGGACGTCGACGCCGTCCGTGGCGCTGACCAGTCCGCACTCGCCGATGTCAGCGGTATCGGGAACGCACTGGCGGCCCGTATCAAGGCTGACGTCGGTGGACTCGAAGTCGAGTCCGAGACCGAAGCCGAAGTCGAAGAGGAAGGCGGCGAGGAAGCGCCCGACGAGGACGTGGAGACGGAACTCCAAGCCCGTGGGCTCGCCGACAAGACGCCGGACCTCTCCGATGAGGACGCGCGGCTGCTGACCCAGCGACACCGGGTCGGCAAGCCGCAGTTCAACCGTCAGGACCACCACAAGAAAAAGCGCGTCTCGACCTCGTGGCGCAAGCCCCGCGGCCAGCTCTCGAAACAGCGCCGCAGCATCAAAGGCAAGGGCGACACGGTCGAGGCAGGCTTCCGCTCGCCGACTGCGGTTCGCGGCAAGCATCCGTCCGGCTTCGAGGAGGTCCGCGTGCACAACGTGGACGACCTCGAAGGCGTCGACGGCGACACCGAGGCCGTCCGTATCGCCTCGAAGGTCGGCGCTCGCAAGCGCGAGCGAATCGAAGAGGAAGCCGAGGACGCGGGCATCCGCGTACTCAACCCCACCTACGTCGAAGTCGAGGTGAGTGAGTGA
- a CDS encoding 50S ribosomal protein L6: protein MPRVELEIPEDVDAEQDHLDITVEGDNGSVTRRLWYPDIDVSVDGDTVVIESNEDNAKTMSTIGTFQSHIENMFHGVTEGWEYGMEVFYSHFPMQVDVEGDEVVIENFLGEKAPRRTTIHGDTDVEIDGEELTISGPDIEAVGQTAADIEQLTRINDKDVRVFQDGVYITRKPNRGDA from the coding sequence ATGCCACGAGTAGAACTGGAGATTCCGGAGGACGTGGACGCCGAGCAGGACCACCTTGACATCACCGTCGAGGGGGACAACGGCAGCGTCACACGTCGGCTCTGGTACCCTGACATCGACGTGTCCGTCGACGGCGACACAGTCGTCATCGAGTCCAACGAGGACAACGCCAAGACAATGTCGACAATCGGTACCTTCCAGAGCCACATCGAGAATATGTTCCACGGCGTGACCGAGGGCTGGGAGTACGGTATGGAGGTCTTTTACTCCCACTTCCCGATGCAGGTCGACGTCGAGGGTGACGAAGTCGTCATCGAGAACTTCCTTGGCGAGAAGGCCCCCCGCCGAACGACGATCCACGGCGATACGGACGTCGAAATCGACGGTGAGGAGCTGACCATCAGCGGTCCCGACATCGAAGCCGTCGGACAGACCGCCGCAGACATCGAGCAGCTCACGCGCATCAACGACAAGGACGTGCGCGTGTTCCAAGACGGGGTGTACATCACCCGAAAACCAAACCGAGGTGACGCCTGA
- a CDS encoding 50S ribosomal protein L18: MATGPRYKVPMRRRREARTDYHQRLRLLKSGKPRLVARKSNKHVRAQLVTLGPNGDDTLASAHSSDLAEYGWEAPTGNMPSAYLTGLLAGLRAQEAGIEEAVLDIGLNSPTPGSKVFAIQEGAIDAGLDIPHNDDVLADWQRTRGAHIAEYDEQLEEPLYSGDFDAADLPEHFDELRETLLDGDIEL; the protein is encoded by the coding sequence ATGGCGACAGGACCACGATATAAAGTACCGATGCGGCGACGCCGCGAGGCCAGAACCGATTACCATCAGCGGTTGCGCCTGTTGAAATCCGGCAAGCCACGTCTCGTTGCTCGAAAGAGCAATAAACACGTCAGGGCGCAGCTGGTGACGCTTGGCCCTAACGGCGACGACACCCTCGCGTCCGCTCACTCGAGCGATCTCGCCGAGTACGGCTGGGAGGCTCCGACGGGCAATATGCCCTCGGCCTACCTCACCGGCCTGCTCGCCGGGCTTCGCGCGCAGGAAGCGGGTATCGAGGAGGCAGTGCTCGACATCGGACTCAACAGCCCGACCCCCGGAAGCAAAGTATTCGCAATACAGGAAGGCGCAATCGATGCCGGCCTGGACATTCCGCACAACGACGACGTACTCGCCGACTGGCAGCGCACGCGCGGTGCCCACATCGCCGAGTACGACGAGCAGCTCGAGGAGCCGCTGTACAGCGGCGACTTCGACGCTGCAGACCTCCCGGAGCACTTCGACGAGCTCCGCGAGACCCTACTGGACGGTGACATCGAACTATGA
- the secY gene encoding preprotein translocase subunit SecY: MSWKDTAEPLLVRMPAVQRPDGHVPFKRKLTWTGGVLLLYFFLTNVKLFGLDIDASQQVFGRFSSILASGQGSIMQLGIGPIVTASIVLQLLGGADLLGLNTQDDPRDQILYQGLQKLLVLVMICLTGLPMVFAGGFLPADTAVASSLGIGTAGVQWLIFGQMFVGGVLILFMDEVISKWGVGSGIGLFIVAGVSQRLIGGILTAPFLGNSEGIIYTWYLFITGQRGTGPVLAADGLQTVLLQGELLGLFTTLLIFSVVVYAESVRVEIPLSNARVKGARGRFPVKLIYASVLPMILVRALQANIQFLGRILNAQLGSMPAFLGTYANGQPTGGLFYFLAPVQSRGDWMWWLEGTTQPIWQILTRVGIDLFVMLVGGAIFAVFWVETTDMGPEATAKQIHNSGMQIPGFRQNVGVIEKVLERYIPQVTVIGGALVGLLAVMANMLGTIGGVSGTGLLLTVSITYKLYEEIAEEQLMEMHPMMRQMFG; this comes from the coding sequence ATGAGCTGGAAGGACACCGCTGAACCACTGCTTGTCCGGATGCCCGCAGTACAGCGGCCGGACGGACACGTCCCGTTCAAGCGCAAGCTCACCTGGACTGGGGGCGTGCTCTTGCTGTATTTCTTCCTGACGAACGTGAAGCTGTTCGGGCTGGACATCGACGCCAGTCAACAGGTGTTCGGGCGATTCTCCTCGATTCTGGCCTCCGGCCAGGGGAGCATCATGCAGCTGGGTATCGGTCCGATCGTTACGGCGTCCATCGTGTTACAGCTCCTCGGTGGGGCGGACCTGCTCGGGCTAAACACCCAAGACGACCCGCGTGACCAGATCCTCTATCAGGGGCTCCAGAAGCTGCTGGTACTCGTGATGATCTGTCTCACCGGGCTGCCGATGGTGTTTGCGGGCGGCTTCCTCCCGGCTGACACGGCGGTCGCGAGTTCCCTGGGTATCGGCACGGCCGGTGTCCAGTGGCTCATCTTCGGCCAGATGTTCGTCGGCGGTGTCCTCATCCTGTTCATGGACGAGGTCATCTCCAAATGGGGCGTCGGCTCCGGTATCGGCCTGTTCATTGTCGCCGGCGTGAGCCAGCGACTCATCGGTGGCATCCTGACGGCACCGTTCCTCGGGAACAGCGAAGGGATCATCTACACCTGGTACCTGTTCATCACCGGCCAACGTGGCACCGGGCCAGTGCTGGCCGCTGATGGCCTCCAGACCGTGTTGCTGCAGGGTGAACTGCTGGGACTGTTCACGACGCTGCTCATCTTCTCGGTGGTCGTCTATGCCGAGTCTGTCCGCGTCGAGATCCCGCTGTCGAACGCCCGCGTGAAAGGAGCCCGTGGCCGGTTCCCGGTCAAGCTCATCTACGCGAGCGTCCTGCCGATGATCCTCGTCCGGGCACTGCAGGCGAACATCCAGTTCCTGGGCCGGATCCTGAACGCCCAGCTTGGTTCGATGCCCGCGTTCCTCGGAACGTACGCCAACGGGCAACCAACCGGCGGTCTGTTCTACTTCCTTGCCCCCGTCCAGAGCCGTGGCGACTGGATGTGGTGGCTCGAAGGGACCACCCAACCGATCTGGCAGATCCTGACCCGCGTCGGGATTGACCTGTTCGTCATGCTGGTCGGCGGCGCAATCTTCGCCGTGTTCTGGGTCGAAACCACCGACATGGGTCCGGAAGCGACCGCCAAGCAGATCCACAACTCCGGGATGCAGATTCCCGGCTTCCGACAGAACGTCGGCGTCATCGAGAAGGTCCTTGAGCGGTACATCCCGCAGGTGACTGTCATCGGTGGCGCCTTAGTGGGCCTGCTCGCAGTGATGGCCAACATGCTGGGTACTATCGGTGGCGTCTCCGGTACTGGGCTGCTGCTGACGGTCTCTATCACGTACAAGCTGTACGAGGAGATCGCCGAAGAGCAGCTCATGGAGATGCATCCGATGATGCGCCAGATGTTCGGATAG
- a CDS encoding uL15m family ribosomal protein → MTSKKKRQRGSRTHGGGSHKNRRGAGHRGGRGAAGRDKHEFHNHEPLGKSGFKRPQKVQEEAATIDVREIDEDVTLLAAEDVAEVEDGGFRVDVRDVVDDADDADYVKVLGAGQVRHELTLIADDFSEGAREKVEAAGGSVELTDLGQERQAEAETDEDADEE, encoded by the coding sequence ATGACGAGTAAAAAGAAACGACAGCGTGGCTCGCGCACGCACGGCGGTGGCTCGCATAAGAACCGACGTGGTGCCGGCCACCGCGGTGGTCGCGGTGCCGCAGGCCGTGACAAACACGAGTTCCACAACCACGAACCGCTCGGCAAGAGCGGCTTCAAGCGCCCGCAGAAGGTGCAAGAAGAGGCAGCAACCATCGACGTTCGCGAGATCGACGAGGATGTCACGCTGCTGGCCGCCGAGGATGTCGCCGAAGTTGAGGACGGCGGCTTCCGTGTCGATGTCCGTGATGTGGTCGACGACGCCGACGACGCCGATTACGTGAAGGTACTCGGTGCCGGCCAAGTTCGCCACGAACTCACGCTCATCGCCGACGACTTCTCCGAGGGCGCTCGCGAGAAGGTCGAAGCCGCAGGCGGGAGCGTCGAACTGACCGACCTCGGCCAGGAGCGCCAGGCCGAGGCCGAGACAGACGAAGACGCGGACGAGGAATAA
- a CDS encoding 30S ribosomal protein S8: protein MTGNDPFANALSALNNAESVGHLEQTVSPASNEIGSVLEVFYDRGYIDGFSFVDDGKAGEFEVELKGAINECGPVKPRYSAGADEFEKWEKRFLPARDYGTLVVTTSHGIMSHYEAREQGVGGQVIAYVY, encoded by the coding sequence ATGACAGGGAACGACCCATTTGCCAACGCACTGTCGGCGCTTAACAACGCCGAAAGCGTCGGGCACTTAGAGCAGACAGTATCGCCCGCTTCGAACGAGATCGGCAGCGTCCTCGAGGTCTTCTACGACCGCGGGTACATCGACGGGTTCAGCTTCGTCGACGACGGCAAAGCCGGCGAGTTCGAAGTCGAACTGAAAGGAGCCATCAACGAGTGTGGCCCGGTCAAGCCCCGCTACTCTGCGGGCGCAGACGAGTTCGAGAAGTGGGAGAAGCGGTTCCTCCCGGCCCGTGACTACGGGACCCTCGTCGTTACGACCAGCCACGGCATCATGAGCCACTACGAGGCTCGTGAGCAGGGCGTCGGTGGCCAAGTCATCGCGTACGTATACTAA
- a CDS encoding 30S ribosomal protein S5, translated as MSANNGWEPRTRLGKQVVEGEIDSMQEALNSGLPLKESEVVDQLVPDLEDEVLDINMVQRMTDSGRRVKFRCVVAVGNRDGLIGYAEGRDDQVGGAIQKAIDIAKLNIIDVSRGCGSWECGCGRPHTVALRTEGKAGSVEVELQPAPRGLGLAGGETVRKVLELAGIEDIWTRSSGNTRTTVNFAKATFNALQNTAEARVPERTFEKREVIE; from the coding sequence ATGAGTGCTAACAACGGATGGGAGCCACGGACACGCCTCGGCAAGCAAGTCGTCGAGGGCGAAATCGACTCCATGCAGGAGGCGCTGAACTCCGGGCTCCCGCTGAAAGAATCGGAAGTCGTCGACCAGCTCGTTCCCGATCTGGAAGACGAAGTGCTGGACATCAACATGGTCCAGCGGATGACAGACTCCGGCCGCCGCGTGAAGTTCCGCTGCGTGGTCGCCGTTGGCAACCGCGACGGCCTCATCGGCTACGCTGAGGGGCGTGACGATCAGGTCGGCGGTGCCATCCAGAAAGCCATCGACATCGCGAAGCTGAACATCATCGACGTTTCCCGTGGCTGCGGGTCCTGGGAATGTGGCTGTGGCCGTCCCCACACGGTCGCGCTGCGCACCGAGGGCAAGGCCGGGAGCGTCGAGGTCGAGCTCCAGCCGGCCCCGCGCGGGCTGGGTCTGGCGGGCGGAGAGACCGTCCGCAAGGTGCTCGAACTCGCCGGTATCGAGGATATCTGGACACGCAGTAGCGGGAACACGCGAACCACGGTCAACTTCGCGAAGGCGACGTTCAACGCCCTGCAGAACACGGCCGAGGCGCGTGTCCCCGAGCGGACCTTCGAGAAGCGAGAGGTGATCGAGTGA
- a CDS encoding 50S ribosomal protein L19e, translating into MTDLSAQKRLAADVLDVGKNRVWFDPERQGDIADAITREDVRELVDEGAVQAKDKKGNSRGRARERQKKRAYGHQKGAGSRKGKAGARQNSKEDWESRIRAQRTKLRELRDEGTLSSSQYRDLYDKAGGGEFDSVADLERYIDANHGDA; encoded by the coding sequence ATGACTGATCTCTCTGCACAGAAGCGACTCGCGGCCGATGTCCTCGATGTCGGGAAGAACCGCGTCTGGTTCGACCCCGAGCGACAGGGCGACATCGCCGACGCGATTACCCGCGAGGACGTTCGCGAACTGGTTGATGAGGGCGCCGTTCAGGCGAAAGACAAGAAAGGCAACTCCCGTGGACGCGCCCGGGAGCGCCAGAAGAAGCGTGCGTACGGCCACCAGAAGGGAGCCGGCTCCCGGAAGGGCAAGGCAGGCGCACGGCAGAACTCCAAGGAGGACTGGGAGTCACGCATCCGCGCACAGCGGACGAAGCTGCGCGAACTGCGTGACGAGGGAACGCTTTCGAGTTCGCAGTACCGCGACCTGTACGACAAGGCCGGCGGTGGCGAGTTCGACAGCGTTGCCGATCTCGAACGTTACATCGACGCAAACCACGGTGACGCATAA
- a CDS encoding 30S ribosomal protein S14: MSESETTDEPDSETASSERTGQLESCQRCGREQGLVGKYDIWLCRQCFREISRGMGFKKYS; encoded by the coding sequence ATGAGCGAAAGTGAAACCACAGACGAGCCCGATTCCGAGACGGCATCCAGTGAGCGAACTGGCCAGCTCGAGTCCTGTCAGCGCTGCGGTCGCGAACAGGGACTCGTCGGCAAGTACGACATCTGGCTGTGCCGCCAGTGCTTCCGCGAGATTTCGCGGGGCATGGGCTTCAAGAAGTACAGCTAA
- the rpmD gene encoding 50S ribosomal protein L30 has protein sequence MHALVQLRGEVNMHSDIQDTLEMLNIHHVNHCTLVPETDAYRGMVTKVNDFVAFGEPSQETLETVLATRAEPLEGDADVDDEWVTENTDYDDISGLAFALLSEETTLREQGLSPTLRLHPPRGGHDGVKHPVKEGGQLGKHDTDGIDDLLEAMR, from the coding sequence ATGCACGCGCTCGTCCAGCTCCGTGGCGAAGTCAACATGCATAGTGACATTCAGGACACGCTGGAGATGCTCAACATCCACCACGTGAACCACTGCACGCTCGTCCCCGAGACGGACGCCTACCGCGGCATGGTGACGAAGGTCAACGACTTCGTCGCCTTCGGTGAGCCGAGCCAAGAGACGCTGGAGACGGTTCTGGCCACGCGCGCCGAGCCGCTCGAAGGCGACGCTGACGTGGACGACGAGTGGGTCACCGAGAACACGGATTACGACGACATCTCCGGGCTCGCCTTTGCGCTCCTCTCCGAGGAGACGACGCTGCGCGAGCAGGGACTGTCCCCGACGCTCCGTCTCCATCCGCCTCGCGGCGGCCACGACGGTGTCAAACACCCCGTCAAGGAGGGCGGGCAGCTCGGGAAACACGACACCGACGGCATCGACGACCTCTTGGAGGCGATGCGATAA
- a CDS encoding 50S ribosomal protein L5: MSSESESGGDFHEMREPRIEKVVVHMGIGHGGRDLANAEDILGEITGQTPVRTKAKRTVGEFDIREGDPIGAKVTLRDEMAEAFLETALPLAELSATQFDDTGNFSFGVEEHTEFPSQEYDPSIGIYGLDVTVNLVRPGYRVAKRDKASRSIPTKHRLNPADAVAFIESTYDVEVSE, from the coding sequence ATGAGCTCCGAGAGTGAGTCCGGCGGCGACTTCCACGAGATGCGCGAACCGCGCATCGAGAAGGTCGTCGTTCACATGGGTATCGGCCACGGTGGCCGCGACCTCGCCAACGCAGAGGACATCCTCGGGGAGATCACCGGGCAGACGCCGGTACGAACGAAGGCCAAGCGGACTGTCGGCGAGTTCGACATCCGCGAGGGCGACCCAATCGGTGCGAAGGTTACCCTCCGCGACGAGATGGCCGAAGCGTTCCTCGAGACCGCACTGCCACTCGCCGAACTGTCGGCAACGCAGTTCGACGACACCGGCAACTTCAGCTTCGGCGTCGAGGAACACACCGAGTTCCCGAGTCAGGAGTACGACCCGAGCATCGGAATCTACGGGCTTGACGTGACGGTTAACCTCGTCCGCCCCGGCTACCGCGTCGCCAAGCGAGACAAGGCGTCGCGCTCGATTCCGACGAAGCATCGACTCAACCCGGCGGACGCAGTCGCCTTCATCGAGTCGACCTACGACGTGGAGGTGAGCGAATGA